One genomic segment of Salmo trutta chromosome 8, fSalTru1.1, whole genome shotgun sequence includes these proteins:
- the c8h11orf68 gene encoding UPF0696 protein C11orf68 homolog codes for MEDVQVEEDVPKEGAEVENPEPLSAESYAAESMAADTDPWIIFDSRKTPAAEFDGWLETNRPSQVGRFGDEESGKGPVGWIAVLGPGHCPATGDVIGLQASWERLLTSGRTITFQTVKELALNHGVLTGKWLMHLDSGFKVDHAWECVARAALEGKIFQTKVSPRDPKSDRKHVICSYNKDFTDENEVMRLDAVIRATGVKCSLSFKPDVYTYLGIYRNNRWNLCPTIYESKYDLECVPRRSHIVNKVTNLEVT; via the coding sequence ATGGAGGATGTTCAGGTGGAGGAAGATGTCCCAAAGGAGGGTGCAGAGGTGGAGAACCCAGAGCCATTATCTGCAGAGAGCTATGCAGCAGAATCCATGGCTGCAGACACAGACCCCTGGATCATATTTGACTCTCGCAAAACGCCTGCAGCTGAGTTTGACGGCTGGCTGGAGACCAACAGGCCATCCCAGGTGGGGCGTTTCGGGGACGAGGAGAGTGGTAAAGGACCTGTGGGGTGGATCGCTGTGTTGGGCCCGGGCCACTGCCCTGCCACAGGGGATGTCATTGGACTCCAGGCGAGCTGGGAGAGGCTGCTGACCAGCGGGAGAACCATCACCTTCCAGACTGTGAAGGAACTGGCACTGAACCACGGGGTGCTCACCGGCAAGTGGCTGATGCACCTGGACTCAGGCTTCAAGGTGGACCATGCCTGGGAGTGTGTGGCCAGAGCAGCCCTGGAAGGGAAGATCTTCCAGACCAAGGTGAGCCCGCGTGACCCCAAGTCTGACCGTAAGCACGTCATCTGTTCCTATAACAAGGACTTCACAGACGAGAATGAGGTGATGAGGCTGGATGCAGTCATCCGGGCAACGGGGGTCAAGTGCTCGCTGTCCTTCAAGCCGGATGTTTACACTTACCTGGGTATTTACCGCAACAACCGCTGGAATCTCTGCCCCACCATCTACGAGAGCAAGTACGACCTGGAGTGTGTGCCCCGGCGTTCCCACATCGTCAACAAAGTCACCAATCTGGAGGTCACCTAG